The nucleotide sequence GCGCCCTTGCCCTTGAGGTGCGTGAGCATCGGGTCGAGCCAGCGGTGCAGGTCGCCGTCGTACCAGTCGATGACCGGGCCCTCGGGCATGTACGCGAGGTACCGCTTGAGCTTGGGGAGCTGGCGGTACAGCACCTCGGCCGCCCCGACGACGGCGCCGGTCTCGTCGATCCACCCGATGGACTCACTCCGCCACTCGCTCTTCACCTCGCCCCAGGACGGGCACTGGAGAAAGCTGACGGAGGTCTTGCCCTTGATGAAGGCGAGGTGTTCATCCCGGGTGAGCGACCTCAGGCGCAGGGTCATCGACAGGCTCCTCGGATCGTTTCGGCCGAGAAGAGGTTACTCGGCCGGGACGCTTCCGGGGGCAGGGCAGACCCGATACGGACAAACGGTCTGTAATCATCCGGTTGCGGAACGCCTGCCGCGGCGCGGCGGCAGAAGACGGCGCCGTCAGTACAGTCCGCCGTGGGCCATGTTGATGAACAGGCCGACCGCCGCGGCCCCCAGCGAGATCACGAGGGCGAAGCGCTCCAGCGTCGTCGACGAGATCATCTGGCCGCCGAGCCCCGTGAGGACGCCGGCCAGACCGCTCCACGCGCCCAGGATGTGCACCCTGGGGAAGAACGCGCAGATCACGGCGACGATGGCGAAGGTCGCGGTGGCCGCCGCGAGGGCGTTCTCGCGGGTGTGCGGCCTTCCGTCGTCCTGGACGCGGTTGATCGCGGTGAGGGCGGCAAGGGGCCCGCGGCGCATCGTTTGGTTCATCGCGCACCTCCGGTGGGCGGCTGACAAACGGCTGGGGGAGCCGCGGGCGATATGTCCGCGTCGTCCCTCTCACAGGGTGCACCGGCCATCCGGCTGATTTCAACAGTGAGGGTGGCGCCGGTTAGGCTGTACCGTCCGCAGCGCCATGGCCGTACGCCCCGATTTTCCGGGGGCGGGCCGCGGTGCCGCGGTGGTACGCGAACCCTCCTGTCACGGAGATCCCGTGACCGCGAGTCCATAGGAGGTGGGTTTTCACATGCGTAACTACGAGCTCATGGTCATCCTCGACCCGGACCTCGAAGAGCGGGCGGTCTCGCCGCTGCTCGAGCAGTTCCTGAACGTCGTCCGCAACGGCGGCGGCAAGGTCGAGAAGATCGACACGTGGGGCCGTCGGCGCCTCTCGTACGAGATCAAGAAGAAGTCCGAGGGCATCTACGCCGTCGTGGACCTGGCCGCGGAGCCCGCGGTCATCAAGGAACTCGACCGCCAGATGAACCTCAACGAGTCGGTCATGCGCACCAAGGTGCTGCGTCCCGACCAGCGGTAGCCGGCAGCGGATACCGAGACACCGTCACCTAAAGCGCAGGGGAAGGTAAGGAATGGCAGGCGACACCGTCATCACCGTGGTCGGGAATCTGACCGCCGACCCTGAATTGCGCTTCACCCCCAGCGGCGCGGCCGTCGCGAACTTCACCGTGGCCTCGACGCCGCGGATGTTCGACCGGCAGACCAACCAGTGGAAGGACGGCGAAGCGCTGTTCCTCCGCTGCTCGGTCTGGCGGCAGGCGGCCGAGAACGTGGCCGAGTCCTTGCAGAAGGGCATGCAGGTCATCGTGCAGGGCCGCCTCAAGCAGCGGTCGTACGAGACCAAGGAAGGCGAGAAGCGGACGACGTACGAGCTGGAGGTCGACGAGATCGGCCCCTCGCTCAAGTTCGCGACCGCCAAGGTCACGAAGGCCGGCCGGGGCGGTGGAGGCGGCGGCGGTTACGGCGGAGGCGGCAACCAGGGCGGCTACGGCGGCCCGCCGCAGGGCAACTCGGGCCCCCCGCAGTCCGACCCGTGGTCGACGCCCGCGGGCGGCGGCAACGGCGGCGGCGGTGGCGGCGGCTGGGGTCCCCCGCCGGGTGGCTACACGGACGAACCCCCGTTCTAGGAGCCGTCCCGGGGCCGCCCGCGGCCCCGACGGCCCGGGACAAGACTTCTTGATTTTTGGAGCGAAGCAATGGCGAAACCGCCTGCGCGCAAGCCGAAGAAGAAGGTTTGCGTGTTCTGCAAGGAGAAGATCTCCTACGTCGACTACAAGGACACGAACCTGCTGCGGAAGTTCATTTCCGACCGCGGCAAGATCCGTGCCCGTCGCGTGACCGGCAACTGCACGCAGCACCAGCGTGACGTCGCCACGGCCGTCAAGAACAGTCGTGAGATGGCGCTGCTGCCCTACACCAGCACCGCGCGCTGAGGAAGGGCGGACCAGTCATGAAGCTCATCCTCACGCACGAGGTCACCGGTCTCGGCGAGCCCGGCGACATCATCGAGGTCAAGGACGGCTACGGCCGCAACTACCTCATCCCGCGCGGGTTCGCGATCCGGTGGACCCGGGGCGGCGAGAAGGAGGTCGCCTCCATCCGCCGTGCCCGCAAGGTCCGCGAGATCAAGAACCTGGACCAGGCGAACGAGGTCAAGGCGCAGCTCACCGGTCTCAAGGTGCGGCTCGCCACCCGTGCCGGCGAAAGCGGGCGCCTGTTCGGTTCCGTCACCGTCGCCGACGTCGCCTCGGCGATCACGGCCGCCGGTGGCCCGGAGCTGGACAAGCGTCGTGTCGAGCTCGGTGCGCCGATCAAGACTCTCGGCACGCACCGGGTCACGGTCCGCCTCCACCAGGAGGTCTCCGCCGCTCTCGACGTGGACGTCGTTTCGGCTTGACCTGACCGCAATCCGAAGGCCCGCGGCTCCTACAGGAGTCGCGGGCCTTCGGGTTTCGCGGGGTGTGCGCGGCGGTGGGGCGTGCGCGGGGCGGGCGCGGATCCGTGCGGGGGTTACGGCGGGGCGTCGCTTGCGTCATACCCCCTAGGGGTATAGTTTTCGTAGAGGAGGGGCCGGGCGTACCGTCCCGGCTCCGAGGCATCGCGAAAGGACACCGCCATGAGCACCGCGACTTTCACCGTCACCGGCATGACCTGCGGCCACTGCGTCTCGTCCGTCGAGGAGGAGGTCTCCGAGATCGCGGGCGTGCGCGAGGTGCGGGTCGAGCTGGCCTCCGGGCGGCTGACGGTCTCCGCCGACGGCGAGGTGGACCCGGCGGCCGTGGCCGCCGCGGTGACGGCGGCGGGGTATGCGCTGGCCGGGTGACGGGGCGGGGGTACCCGTCCGCCATTTGCGGTTCGGGTACCCCTACCCGGTAGGGATATATGACCGGCGACCGGGTCGGGGGTTCGCCGCGCGGGCGGACCACGCGCAGGACCACGATGGTGAGTGAGCACGAGGAGGACCAGTGACTACCCCGCAGCAGACGGCCCCCGCGCCGGACGCGCGCATCGACCTCGCCCTCGGCGGGATGACCTGCTCTTCCTGCGCGAACCGCATCGAGCGCAAGCTGAACAAGCTCGACGGGGTGCAGGCCTCGGTCAACTTCGCCCTGGAGACCGCGACCGTCACCTACCCGCCCGCACTCGACCCCGCCGATCTCGTGCGCGCGGTGGAGGCCGCCGGCTACACCGCCGCGCCGGTCCGGCCCGGGCCCGGTGCCTCCGCCGACGGGGCGGCGTCCGAGGACGGCACCGGCGACGATCCCGAACTGCGGTCGCTGCGCGACCGCCTGGTCGTCAGCGCGCTGCTCACCGTCCCGGTCATCGCCCTGTCGATGGTCCCCGCCTGGCAGTTCCGGTTCTGGCAGTGGCTGGTCTTCGCACTCGCGGCTCCCGTCGTCGTGTGGGGCGGCTTCCCGTTCCACAAGGCCGCCGCCAAGAACCTGCGGCATGGCACCACGACGATGGACACGCTCATCTCGCTCGGCACCCTCGCGGCGTTCTCGTGGTCGGTGTACGCGCTGTTCTGGGGCGGCATGGGCGAACCCGGCGTGACCATGCCGTTCGACATCACGGCCTCGGGCGGACACGCGGAGATCTACCTCGAAGCCGCCTCCGGGGTCGTCGCCTTCCTGCTCGCCGGCCGGTACTTCGAGGCGCGGTCCAAGCGCAAGGCCGGTGCCGCGCTGAAGGCCCTGCTCGAACTCGGCGCGCGCGACGTCTCGGTGCTGCGCGCGGACGGCCGCGAGGAGCGCGTCCCGGTGGACCGGCTCGGGGTCGGTGACCGGTTCGTCGTGCGCCCGGGCGAGAAGATCGCCACCGACGGCGTCGTGGTCGACGGCGCGTCGGCCGTCGACGCGTCCATGCTCACCGGCGAATCCGTGCCCGTCGAGGTGCGCACCGGCGACGGCGTCACCGGTGCGACCGTCAACGCGGGGGGCCGGCTCGTCGTCCGCGCCACCCGGGTCGGTGCCGACACCCAGCTCGCCCGGATGGCACAGCTGGTCACCGAGGCCCAGACGGGCAAGGCGGCCGTGCAGCGGCTCGCCGACCGCGTCTCGGGCGTCTTCGTCCCCATCGTCATCGTGCTGGCCGTCGCCACGCTCGGCTTCTGGCTCGGCAACGCCGCCGGGGCCGAGGAGGCGTTCACCGCGGCGGTGGCCGTGCTCGTGATCGCCTGCCCGTGCGCCCTTGGGCTCGCGACCCCCGTCGCGCTGCTGGTCGGGACCGGACGCGGCGCGCAGCTCGGAGTGCTGATCAAGGGGCCGGAGGTGCTGGAGAACACGCGCCGCGTCGACACGGTCCTGCTCGACAAGACCGGAACCGTCACCACCGGCCGCATGGCGCTCGTCGACGTCCGCCCGGTGAACGGCGGCGACGCCGACGAACTGCTGCGCCTGGCGGGCGCCGTCGAACACGCGAGCGAGCACCCGATCGCCAAGGCCGTCGCGGTCGCCGCCGCCGAGAAGCACGGCACACTTCCCCCGGTCGAGGGCTTCACCAACCGCGAAGGCCTCGGTGTGGAGGGCGTCGTCGACGGACACGCCGTCGTCGCGGGCCGGCCCGCGCTGCTCGCGGACTGGGGGCTGGAACTGCCCGCCGAGTCCGAGGCGGTGCTGGACGCCGCGGAGGAGGCGGGGCGTACGGCCGTCGCGGTGGCGTGGGACGGGGCGGTGCGCGGCGTGCTGGTCACGTCCGACACCGTGAAGCCGACATCGGCCGCGGCGGTCGCGGGGCTGCGCGACCTGGGCCTCACGCCGGTCCTGCTGACCGGTGACAACGAGCGGGCCGCCCGGTCGGTCGCGGCGCAGGTCGGCATCGACGAGGTCGTCGCGGGAGTGCTGCCGACCGGCAAGGTCGACGCGGTGCGCGCGCTTCAGGAGCAAGGCAAGGTCGTCGCGATGGTCGGCGACGGCGTCAACGACGCCGCGGCGCTGGCCACCGCGGACCTGGGGCTCGCGATGGGAACGGGGACGGACGCGGCGATCGAGGCGGCCGACCTGACGCTCGTCCGCGGGGACCTGGGGGCGGCGGTGGACGCGATCCGGCTGTCGCGCGCCACGCTGCGGACGATCAAGACGAACCTGTTCTGGGCCTTCGCCTACAACGTCATGGCCATTCCGCTCGCGGTGGCGGGCCTGCTCAACCCGGTGATCGCGGGCGCCGCGATGGCGTTCTCGTCGGTCTTCGTGGTGCTCAACTCGCTGCGGCTGCGCGGGTTCCGGTCGACCGCGCCGGGTGTCGACGGGGAGCCCGCCGCGGACCGCGCGGGCGCTGCGGGCGGGTACGGCGCGGAGCCGCGCGCCCGTGTGGACGCCGGGCACTGAACCGTCCGCGTCGGGAGCCGGAGTCGGGCCGCCCGCCGGATCGCGAAATCCCCTGTCTCACACGGGATTCCGGGATCCGGCGGGTGGCCCGACCCGCTTGCGGACCAAGGTCGGTGCGGGGCTCACCGTTTCACGGACGCCCCGGTGACGAGCCACGCGTCGCCGCGCGCCCGGAGGCCGAGGATCACCAGCCGGGCCACCATGAACGCCCCGATGGCCCACCACCACAGCGCCACCAGCCCGCCGCCGAGCGCGAGGACGGCGGCCACGACCGCGGCGAAGACCACGAGGACACCGGGCATCGCCAGCGCCAGGAACCGCCCGTCGCCGGCACCGATGAGGACGCCGTCCAGCACGAACACCGGTCCGGCGAGCGGCTGGAGGGCCGCGACGGCGAGGAGCACGGCGGCGAGGAGGTCGCGCACCTGCGGGTCGCCGGTGAACCAGGGGATGTAGAGGGGCCGGGCGGCCAGGACGATGGCGCCGAACGCCACGCCGGTCCACACGCTCCAGGCGAGCATGCGTCGCGTCGCCCACCGCGCGCCCGCCGCGTCGCCGGCGCCGAGTGCCCGGCCGACGATCGCCTGCGCGGCGATCGCCAGCGCGTCGAGGGCGAAGACCAGGAACGTCCAGATCTGCCACGCCACTTGGTGGGTGGCGATCTCGGTGTCGCCCATGCGGGTCGCGGCGACCGCGCCGATCAGCAGGATCGCGCGCAGGCTCACCGTGCGGACGAACAGCGGCGCCCCGGCCGCGGCGGACGCGCGCAGGCCCGCGACGTCCGGTGTCAGCCGCGCGCCGTGCGCGCGGGCGCCGCGCACCACGACGACCAGGTACGCGGCGGCCATCGCCCACTGCGCGATCACCGTGCCCCACGCGGATCCGGCG is from Yinghuangia sp. ASG 101 and encodes:
- the rpsR gene encoding 30S ribosomal protein S18 → MAKPPARKPKKKVCVFCKEKISYVDYKDTNLLRKFISDRGKIRARRVTGNCTQHQRDVATAVKNSREMALLPYTSTAR
- the rpsF gene encoding 30S ribosomal protein S6, with translation MRNYELMVILDPDLEERAVSPLLEQFLNVVRNGGGKVEKIDTWGRRRLSYEIKKKSEGIYAVVDLAAEPAVIKELDRQMNLNESVMRTKVLRPDQR
- a CDS encoding heavy metal translocating P-type ATPase; translation: MTCSSCANRIERKLNKLDGVQASVNFALETATVTYPPALDPADLVRAVEAAGYTAAPVRPGPGASADGAASEDGTGDDPELRSLRDRLVVSALLTVPVIALSMVPAWQFRFWQWLVFALAAPVVVWGGFPFHKAAAKNLRHGTTTMDTLISLGTLAAFSWSVYALFWGGMGEPGVTMPFDITASGGHAEIYLEAASGVVAFLLAGRYFEARSKRKAGAALKALLELGARDVSVLRADGREERVPVDRLGVGDRFVVRPGEKIATDGVVVDGASAVDASMLTGESVPVEVRTGDGVTGATVNAGGRLVVRATRVGADTQLARMAQLVTEAQTGKAAVQRLADRVSGVFVPIVIVLAVATLGFWLGNAAGAEEAFTAAVAVLVIACPCALGLATPVALLVGTGRGAQLGVLIKGPEVLENTRRVDTVLLDKTGTVTTGRMALVDVRPVNGGDADELLRLAGAVEHASEHPIAKAVAVAAAEKHGTLPPVEGFTNREGLGVEGVVDGHAVVAGRPALLADWGLELPAESEAVLDAAEEAGRTAVAVAWDGAVRGVLVTSDTVKPTSAAAVAGLRDLGLTPVLLTGDNERAARSVAAQVGIDEVVAGVLPTGKVDAVRALQEQGKVVAMVGDGVNDAAALATADLGLAMGTGTDAAIEAADLTLVRGDLGAAVDAIRLSRATLRTIKTNLFWAFAYNVMAIPLAVAGLLNPVIAGAAMAFSSVFVVLNSLRLRGFRSTAPGVDGEPAADRAGAAGGYGAEPRARVDAGH
- the rplI gene encoding 50S ribosomal protein L9; amino-acid sequence: MKLILTHEVTGLGEPGDIIEVKDGYGRNYLIPRGFAIRWTRGGEKEVASIRRARKVREIKNLDQANEVKAQLTGLKVRLATRAGESGRLFGSVTVADVASAITAAGGPELDKRRVELGAPIKTLGTHRVTVRLHQEVSAALDVDVVSA
- a CDS encoding MATE family efflux transporter, whose protein sequence is MPDAPDSVDTDPAAEHRPGTPVRATAPGPARKRAQDREILRLAVPAFFALVAEPLFILTDAAIIGHLGTPQLAGLGVAGAVLSTLVNLCVFLAYATTAAVARLLGAGDRRGAIRQGMDGVWLAAIIGAALLIVGATAAPAIVAAFDASSTAAPHATTYLRISSLGIPAMLIVLAATGVLRGLQDTRTPLVVAVAGFGANVALNVALVYGAGLGIAGSAWGTVIAQWAMAAAYLVVVVRGARAHGARLTPDVAGLRASAAAGAPLFVRTVSLRAILLIGAVAATRMGDTEIATHQVAWQIWTFLVFALDALAIAAQAIVGRALGAGDAAGARWATRRMLAWSVWTGVAFGAIVLAARPLYIPWFTGDPQVRDLLAAVLLAVAALQPLAGPVFVLDGVLIGAGDGRFLALAMPGVLVVFAAVVAAVLALGGGLVALWWWAIGAFMVARLVILGLRARGDAWLVTGASVKR
- a CDS encoding heavy-metal-associated domain-containing protein translates to MSTATFTVTGMTCGHCVSSVEEEVSEIAGVREVRVELASGRLTVSADGEVDPAAVAAAVTAAGYALAG
- a CDS encoding single-stranded DNA-binding protein → MAGDTVITVVGNLTADPELRFTPSGAAVANFTVASTPRMFDRQTNQWKDGEALFLRCSVWRQAAENVAESLQKGMQVIVQGRLKQRSYETKEGEKRTTYELEVDEIGPSLKFATAKVTKAGRGGGGGGGYGGGGNQGGYGGPPQGNSGPPQSDPWSTPAGGGNGGGGGGGWGPPPGGYTDEPPF